The Tubulanus polymorphus chromosome 6, tnTubPoly1.2, whole genome shotgun sequence genome includes a region encoding these proteins:
- the LOC141906699 gene encoding AMP deaminase 2-like isoform X1 — translation MSTRETNASSFENVHLPAGIHRDDSGEDQTNHYSLMTTTTSPTCLKSPTTRIKFPKRMMMDEKESEEMTEIFRKRSSTQQQNEISEPYYMPQYPIEEIEHCRHQIQRQISKNPIQTNFYSSDVSRRKRTLSGEMLPPHQGSPLVGSLHNDEVRVSSSMEFDDEDDELIPNFQRISISGEHASGVPLEDLKEASEDLIKALVIREKYMTLALQSFPKTTSRFLQSLENEGYLGGAGENNDVTAKKSVEDKIPDLEKQSIRDHPVHAPSTNDPFYCDLPESAGYKLKIKDGIYRIYENGAALSADDPIDFPYIDRNAFIIDQNLLLAFTTDGPLKSFCYRRLSYLSAKFQLHQLLNELRESAAQKEVPHRDFYNIRKVDTHIHASSAMNQKHLLRFIKKMLKVHCDDMAVKDKQTGKELSLSQVFDEMNLSAYDLSVDMLDVHADRNTFHRFDKFNAKYNPIGESRLREVFMKTDNHVGGKYFAQVMKEVLNDLEESKYQNAELRLSIYGRSKDEWDKLAKWAIEHHVYSDNVRWLIQVPRLYDVYKSNKIVKNFEELIDNLFKPLFEVTNDPSSHPELHKFLRHVSGLDSVDDESKPELSSFEKTSPLPQNWTSDENPPYAYYIFYMYANLTVLNHFRKERGMNLLNLRPHCGEAGPVHHLVTGFMVAENISHGLLLRKVPVLQYLYYLAQVGMAMSPLSNNSLFLNYHRNPLPEYLARGLLVSLSTDDPLQFHFTKEPLMEEYSIAAQVWKLTPTDMSELARNSVLMSGFEHEVKQHWIGPNYTNEGIAGNDIQRTNVPDVRIAYRYETLTEELTAIVSSMKLKE, via the exons ATGTCAACAAGAGAGACAAATGCGTCGTCTTTTGAGAATGTTCATCTTCCAGCAG GAATTCATCGTGACGATTCGGGCGAGGATCAAACGAATCATTACTCgttgatgacgacgacgacgagtcCGACGTGTTTAAAATCACCGACGACCAGAATAAAATTCCCGAAGCGAATGATGATGGACGAGAAAGAGAGCGAAGAAATGACGGAGATTTTCCGCAAGCGTTCGTCGACTCAACAACAGAACGAGATCAGCGAACCGTATTACATGCCTCAATATCCGATCGAAGAGATCGAACATTGTCGACATCAGATTCAACGACAAATCAGCAAAAA CCCTATACAAACTAACTTTTATTCATCCGATGTTTCGCGAAG GAAGCGTACACTGTCTGGTGAGATGTTACCTCCCCACCAGGGGTCACCACTCGTAGG GTCGTTACACAATGATGAAGTGCGGGTGTCGTCCTCGATGGAATTTGATGATGAAGACGATGAATTGATACCTAATTTTCAACGTATCAGTATCAGTGGAGAACACGCCAGTGGG GTACCGCTCGAAGATCTTAAAGAAGCGTCGGAAGATTTAATCAAAGCTCTCGTAATCCGTGAGAAGTATATGACGTTAGCGTTACAGTCTTTCCCGAAAACGACGTCGAGATTTCTGCAAAGTCTCGAAAACGAAGGTTACCTCGGCGGAGCCGGTGAGAATAACGACGTCACGGCGAAGAAAAGTGTCGAGG ATAAAATTCCGGACTTGGAAAAACAATCCATCAGAG ATCATCCAGTACATGCTCCATCGACGAACGATCCGTTCTACTGCGATCTACCGGAATCAGCCGGCTACAAACTGAAGATTAAAGATGGAATATATCGTATTTACGAGAACGGTGCTGCCCTCTCAGCAGACGATCCGATCGATTTTCCGTACATCGATCGAAACGCATTTATTATCGATCAGAATTTGCTGCTGGCTTTCACAACGGACGGTCCTCT GAAATCATTCTGCTATCGGAGATTAAGTTACCTGTCAGCGAAGTTTCAGTTACATCAATTACTGAATGAGCTCCGTGAATCAGCAGCACAGAAAGAGGTTCCACACAGAGACTTCTACAATATCAGAAAG GTGGATACTCACATTCACGCGTCATCAGCGATGAATCAAAAACATTTACTACGATTCATCAAGAAGATGTTGAAAGTTCACTGCGATGATATGGCAGTGAAAGATAAACAGACCGGTAAAGAGTTATCATTGAGTCAAGTGTTTGATGAGATGAATCTTTCCGCGTATGATCTCAGCGTTGATATGTTAGACGTTCACGCC GATAGAAACACATTTCATCGGTTCGACAAGTTCAACGCTAAATACAACCCGATCGGAGAGAGCAGGCTGAGGGAAGTGTTCATGAAAACCGACAATCATGTTGGTGGCAAATATTTTGCTCAAGTAATGAAA GAAGTACTCAACGATCTCGAAGAAAGCAAATATCAAAATGCTGAACTGCGTTTGTCAATTTATGGACGATCGAAAGATGAATGGGACAAACTGGCGAAATGGGCGATAGAACATCACGTATATTCCGATAATGTCAGATGGCTTATTCAAGTACCTAGGCTTTA CGACGTTTATAAAAGCAATAAAATCGTCAAAAACTTCGAAGAATTAATCGACAATCTGTTTAAACCGTTGTTCGAGGTGACGAACGACCCGAGCAGTCATCCTGAATTACACAAATTCCTACGCCAC gTAAGTGGTTTGGATTCAGTGGACGACGAATCAAAACCTGAATTATCCTCGTTCGAGAAAACGAGTCCTCTGCCGCAGAATTGGACCAGCGATGAAAATCCACCGTACGCTtactatatattctatatgtaCGCGAATCTAACCGTATTGAATCACTTCAGAAA GGAACGTGGTATGAATCTATTAAATCTACGTCCTCACTGCGGTGAGGCCGGACCAGTGCATCATCTAGTGACCGGATTTATGGTGGCTGAAAACATTTCACACGGACTTCTACTTAGAAAG GTGCCAGTTTTACAGTATTTATATTATCTCGCTCAAGTTGGAATGGCCATGTCGCCGCTCAGTAATAACTCATTGTTTCTCAACTATCATCGTAATCCGTTGCCGGAATATCTCGCGCGAGGGTTACTAGTATCTCTATCTACTGACGATCCGTTACAGTTTCATTTCACTAAG GAACCTCTAATGGAAGAGTACAGTATAGCCGCTCAAGTATGGAAACTAACCCCGACTGATATGAGTGAACTTGCACGTAACAGTGTTTTAATGAGTGGATTTGAACACGAG GTAAAACAGCATTGGATCGGTCCAAATTACACGAATGAAGGTATCGCGGGTAACGACATACAGAGAACGAACGTTCCAGACGTACGAATAGCTTACAGATACGAAACATTAACCGAGGAATTAACCGCTATCGTCTCGTCTATGAAACTAAAAGAGTGA